A window of the Lactuca sativa cultivar Salinas chromosome 7, Lsat_Salinas_v11, whole genome shotgun sequence genome harbors these coding sequences:
- the LOC111890665 gene encoding uncharacterized protein LOC111890665 codes for MDPQAFIRLSIGSLGLRYPETNPKSPKSQIQTFSSPCTCEIRLRGFPAQIASIPLISSPESTPDSHNIASSFYLEKSDLKALLTPGCFYNPQACLEIVVFTGRKGSHCGVGVKRQQVGTFKLDVGPEWGEGKPVILFNGWIGIGKMKQETKKFVAELHLRVKLDPDPRYVFQFEDETKLSPQIVQIQGNIKQPIFSCKFSQDRVQQVDPLNNYWSSSGEASDQEIERRERKGWKVKIHDLSGSAVAAAFMTTPFVPSTGCDWVARSNPGSWLIVRPDAFRPENWLPWGKLEAWRERGGVRDSIFIRFHLLSDGQDGGELLMSEILINAERGGEFFIDTDRQATSNSNIPSPQSSGDFAGLSPAVGGFVMSCRVQGEGKRGKPMVQLAMRHVTCVEDAAIFMALAVAVDLSIEACRPFRRRVRRGNRHSW; via the exons ATGGATCCACAAGCATTCATACGTTTATCAATTGGTTCCCTCGGATTACGATACCCAGAAACAAATCCAAAATCCCCAAAATCCCAAATCCAAACCTTCTCTTCCCCATGCACATGTGAAATCCGACTTCGAGGATTTCCCGCTCAAATCGCATCAATCCCACTCATATCATCACCTGAATCCACCCCAGATTCACACAACATAGCCTCAAGTTTCTACCTTGAAAAATCGGATTTAAAAGCATTACTCACACCCGGGTGTTTCTATAATCCCCAAGCATGTCTTGAAATTGTTGTGTTCACTGGTCGAAAAGGGTCGCATTGTGGAGTTGGAGTGAAGAGACAACAAGTTGGAACGTTTAAATTGGATGTGGGTCCCGAATGGGGTGAAGGGAAACCAGTGATTCTTTTCAATGGGTGGATTGGAATCGGGAAGATGAAACAGGAAACCAAGAAATTTGTAGCGGAGCTTCATCTGAGAGTGAAATTGGATCCTGACCCGAGATATGTTTTTCAGTTTGAAGATGAAACGAAATTGAGCCCTCAGATTGTTCAGATTCAAGGAAACATCAAGCAGCCGATTTTCAGCTGTAAATTTAGTCAAGACAG GGTGCAGCAGGTAGATCCGTTGAACAACTACTGGTCAAGTTCCGGCGAAGCTTCCGATCAAGAAATCGAGAGAAGAGAAAGAAAAGGGTGGAAAGTGAAGATACATGATTTATCAGGTTCAGCGGTGGCGGCGGCGTTCATGACGACGCCGTTTGTTCCTTCAACAGGTTGTGACTGGGTTGCCCGGTCAAACCCAGGATCTTGGTTAATCGTCAGACCTGACGCTTTCCGGCCGGAAAACTGGCTTCCATGGGGTAAACTCGAGGCGTGGCGTGAACGCGGCGGCGTTAGAGACTCCATCTTCATCCGCTTCCACCTTTTATCCGATGGACAAGATGGAGGCGAGCTTCTCATGTCGGAGATACTCATAAACGCCGAACGTGGTGGCGAGTTCTTCATAGATACCGACCGGCAAGCTACCTCTAACTCCAATATACCGAGTCCGCAGAGCAGTGGCGACTTCGCCGGACTAAGTCCGGCGGTCGGCGGATTTGTTATGAGTTGCAGAGTTCAAGGAGAAGGCAAAAGAGGGAAACCAATGGTGCAGCTGGCGATGAGACACGTAACTTGTGTGGAGGATGCAGCGATCTTTATGGCGCTGGCGGTTGCCGTTGATCTGAGTATCGAGGCTTGCCGGCCGTTTAGAAGAAGGGTGAGGAGGGGAAACCGCCATTCTTGGTGA